DNA from Thunnus maccoyii chromosome 5, fThuMac1.1, whole genome shotgun sequence:
TTATATGGAAGCAGTCAGCATTAACTTAAcaacttcctctttttctcatttattttatgtctgtaCTCATGCAATTAACTTTTGGATTCAAATTCCCTTATTAATCTAGGAGACTCATAAGGTCTTGGTCCCTATGgtcttattttttaatgtaaagtcTAACAACAATAAAGTTGATAACCTGATAAAATTTCTGTGTCTTTTGGGCAAACATCATGTTCACAAAGCCAGATTTCTTTAGTTTCTTCCTAACAAAATCTTACTTTATGTTGAACTTCAGATATTTTATGATTCTGTCtgtagagcagtggttctcaaactttttcacatcaaagaCCCCTAAACTGAAACAAATTAGACCATGGACACCCacttgataagattttgtcccagcgtcccccatctgataagatttttgcttttagatgtttcgttagagaaagtgtatgaaacccatgatcgaaatagtataataataataaataaattctgtCATTATGTCAGAGTGacaataaattattcccctttttactggggaccccactttgagaaccactgctgtagggtatataaaaacaaaaaagcttaaAGACATCTCATCTCTTGAGAAACATTGTGGACAACACTGCCAGATGATTTAAGTTGGTTTGCAATGTTGCTTGTTCATTTTtgaagttatatttatttatttttctctcttaatttctgtattatgtatctttttatgttttacagttttatttctgctttgtgttttggtggttagttaatttattttttctgtacTGTTACTTCTATTGTTACTTGTTTGTATATTAGtgttgttaataaagttttttttttaaacttatcaACTTCCGGGTCACAGGGTCATGTTTTGCGTGAAGCAGCAGATGTAACTGAGAGCTAGCTAAGTTGTTAACGAGCTTAGAGACCACCAGAGCAAGTCGCTAATACTAGAAAACATCAAAGTTCAACCTTAAAAAAGCAAAGGATGATTTTACGTCAGCGGAGTCAAAAAGCTTTTGGATCAAACTATCAGTAACGAGCTGAACAGACGTGACATGGGAAGGTGCAGATAAGCGATTATGCAGTTTCCGCCCACTGATGCAGGAACATAAAGACCCACCACCAGCACCGGAGCAGCAGTCTGCCCAAACCAGGGCCAGAACAAGGTCTGTGTGCTCCGGACCAGACACGATGGGAGGTGCGATGGGACCGGTTCTACACTGGCTGCACGATGTCGCAGCTGTGACTCTCCTCAAAGCCCGGCGGACTCTGTTTCAGGCTGCTATCCTCCTTTGTGTGCTAGTCCTGCTGCTTTGGGTGTCCATCTTTCTCTATGGCAGCTTCTACTACTCCTACATGCCCACTGTCAGCTTCTCCACCCCTGTGCACTTCTACTACACCTCTGACTGCGATGCCTCAGAGTCAGCACTTTGCTCATTCCCAACGGCCAACATCTCCTTCATGAAGAACGAGAGAGACCAGGTGATGGCTTATGGGCAGCCGTATCGCATATCCATAGAACTGGAGATGCCAGAGTCTCCGGTGAATGAGCAGCTGGGCATGTTCATGGTCAAGATGACAAGTTATACCAAAAATGGGAAGACTGTCTCATCTGTGGGACGATCAACGATGCTGCATTACCGCTCCAGCCTTCTGCAGACACTGAGTACTTTACTgttctctcccttcctcctgaCTGGGATGGCTGAGCAGAAGCAGCTCATAGAAGTCGAGCTCTTCTCTGACTACAAGACGAATGCTTATCAACCCACTGTTGGTGCAATCATTGAGATCCAGTCCAAGCGTGTGCAGATCTACTCATCTCAGCTTCGTATCCATGCTTATTTCACTGGTATACGATATGTTCTGTACAACTTCCCCCTGACATCTGCAGTGATCGGTGTGGCCAGCAACTTTGCCTTCCTCAGCGCGATTGTGCTGTTCAGTTACCTGCAGTTCATTTGGGGAGGGCTCTGGCCTCCAGATCAAGTGAGAGTCAGGGTTATGATGGGGGACAACACCCGCTtccagcagaggagagaggaggctcgGAAACGAATGGAGAAAGAAAACTCGCAGAAGGAACTCTATGCTCCCAAATCGATCGGTTCTGTGAATGAGGCGTCTGATTCCCAGGCAAATGACACGGCGGCTGAGCTGTCGTCAAAGAGGCCCTCAGTAATCCCGGACGCCTCTGGGGCAGATGTGCCAGATACCAAGGACGAAGAAGGGTCTCATGACTCTAAAATgccagaggagaaagagagctcAGACATGTTGGATGGGTGTCAGCTGCCTCACCAGGGCGAGACAGCACTCCGACAGAGACCTGGACCCTGGATGAGCCTGTGATTCGTGGGACCGCGTGTACCTACAGTACTGCATGTGCTCATATGCCACATAGTATGTAGGTGTGGATCTTGATAGACTCAAGCAAACCCACAGTTTAAGTTGGCAGGAACAGATGCATGAGAATTTATTACCTGTATTACTTTGACTAACAAACTACAGCTTATTGTCTCGTCTTGATAAGTTCACCTTGTTGCCACTTTGACCTCGGCTCACGACTTTCTGCTTATTGTCTGCTCAGTGGACAGACGGTCCTGGAGACAATAACACTTCTATGGTCTTACAGTATGTTGTGCATTCAGTTTTAATGATGCCTGTAGCAAGATAAACTACATTCCAGCTGTGGCTTGTCCTACAGTTTTGTCTGTGGCATTACCATTAGCCAACAATCTATCACACCCTTTAAGTCCGTCTAAcctgtgttttattgctttgatGTCTGTAAggtttctcatattacagccaGCCTATAGCTGAGGCACACAACCTGACAATCCTTCCACAAGTGACATATGTAGTTTAAACATGAGTCAAGTCGCTTGTTATTGAATGTAGCTGTCCTGTActtgaaacaaaaataagtttGATCGCTCATAAACAGGCCTTGTGATCCTTTTTCTCAGAGCAATTAGGTTTGGAAAATTTGCCCAAAGTAGCGTCTTTGTTTTAATAACTTCCTAGAAAAAAATGATGGGTCGAGGGTCCAGCCCGAGGATATAAAGAACTTATTgcatttattattcatcttCATCTTGCATATAGAGAAGTTCTGTTTCAGTATAATTGGCGATTTAACTGCCGTGGCACATTTAGTTAAAGATCCGATGCTTTAACAAAGTTTGGTTTCATtccatctgttgttgtttttttgtattcagTATCTGTTACTGTGCAGTTTGCACTctgctgtttaatgtgaaaatggtATTTATTGTAAAAGCACCAAGATATTTTAGATGAGTCTTTTAAGTAATAAATGTTTGCTAATATGTCTGTTAATTAAGCATGTCTACTTTAACATTAAGGAACATTATACGAAGGATAAGTGAAGTTACTGTTTTGAGGTTGGTGCTGGTTTATAAAGCTAATGAAGAGGAGTTATATGCACAGCCTCTATGTATTTAACCTACACTTAAGGGGAACTTGGGGTTTAAGCAAGTTAATGAAAGGCTGTGCAAGTTGTGTTGATGTAGGATTTTGTACCAAAGATATAGTTCTCATGATCTGTCATCTCGGATTCTGTCATGCAGGTTGTTCTTGTCTAAGCCTCTGAAGTTCCATGAGTAGGTCTTATTTATGTGTTGACATtgaattaaagaaataaacacatacagc
Protein-coding regions in this window:
- the LOC121897347 gene encoding seipin-like gives rise to the protein MQEHKDPPPAPEQQSAQTRARTRSVCSGPDTMGGAMGPVLHWLHDVAAVTLLKARRTLFQAAILLCVLVLLLWVSIFLYGSFYYSYMPTVSFSTPVHFYYTSDCDASESALCSFPTANISFMKNERDQVMAYGQPYRISIELEMPESPVNEQLGMFMVKMTSYTKNGKTVSSVGRSTMLHYRSSLLQTLSTLLFSPFLLTGMAEQKQLIEVELFSDYKTNAYQPTVGAIIEIQSKRVQIYSSQLRIHAYFTGIRYVLYNFPLTSAVIGVASNFAFLSAIVLFSYLQFIWGGLWPPDQVRVRVMMGDNTRFQQRREEARKRMEKENSQKELYAPKSIGSVNEASDSQANDTAAELSSKRPSVIPDASGADVPDTKDEEGSHDSKMPEEKESSDMLDGCQLPHQGETALRQRPGPWMSL